Proteins from a genomic interval of Sporolactobacillus sp. Y61:
- the infC gene encoding translation initiation factor IF-3: MIVNEGIRAQQVRLIGQNGEQIGIKSKAEALTMARHVNLDLVMVAPGAKPPVCRIMDYGKFRFEQQKKEREARKKQKVINIKEIRLSPSIEEHDFNTKMRNAKKFLEKGDKVKASVRFRGRAITHSNLGRQVLEKLAQECADISVVEARPKMEGRSMFLVLAPKVEK; encoded by the coding sequence ATGATTGTCAATGAGGGGATCCGTGCTCAGCAGGTTCGGCTCATCGGTCAGAATGGGGAACAAATCGGTATAAAGTCCAAGGCGGAAGCTTTGACAATGGCCCGCCACGTTAATCTTGATCTGGTTATGGTAGCACCCGGAGCCAAACCGCCGGTATGCCGCATTATGGATTACGGTAAGTTTCGCTTTGAACAGCAGAAAAAGGAACGTGAAGCCCGTAAGAAGCAGAAAGTGATCAATATTAAAGAAATACGGCTAAGCCCGAGTATCGAGGAACATGATTTTAATACGAAAATGCGTAATGCAAAAAAGTTTCTTGAAAAAGGTGACAAAGTCAAAGCTTCGGTCCGCTTCAGAGGACGCGCGATCACACATTCTAATCTCGGCCGTCAGGTCCTTGAGAAGCTTGCTCAGGAATGTGCAGATATCAGCGTTGTCGAAGCAAGGCCAAAGATGGAAGGACGCAGTATGTTTCTCGTACTGGCTCCTAAAGTCGAAAAGTAA
- the rpmI gene encoding 50S ribosomal protein L35, producing MPKMKTHKGAAKRFKKTGTGKMKRNHSYTSHMMIHKSQKQKRNLRKGTMATSTLAKKVKKMIND from the coding sequence ATGCCAAAAATGAAAACACACAAAGGTGCCGCAAAGCGTTTCAAGAAGACAGGTACCGGTAAAATGAAACGGAATCATTCATATACCAGCCATATGATGATTCATAAGTCACAGAAGCAGAAACGTAATCTCCGCAAGGGTACAATGGCAACGTCTACTCTGGCGAAAAAAGTCAAGAAAATGATTAATGACTGA
- the rplT gene encoding 50S ribosomal protein L20 — MARVKGGYVTRRRRKKVLKLAKGYFGAKHKLFKVAQEQVFKSLTYAYRDRRQTKRNFRKLWIARINAAARINGLSYSKMIYGLKAAGIEVNRKMLADLAVHDEKAFATLAEKAKAAM; from the coding sequence ATGGCAAGAGTAAAAGGCGGATATGTAACCCGACGCAGACGTAAGAAAGTATTGAAGCTCGCCAAGGGTTATTTCGGCGCAAAACATAAATTATTTAAAGTGGCACAAGAGCAGGTCTTCAAATCACTGACCTATGCTTACCGTGACCGTCGTCAGACGAAACGGAATTTCCGTAAGCTGTGGATTGCACGGATCAATGCTGCAGCACGGATCAACGGTCTGTCTTACAGCAAAATGATTTACGGTCTGAAGGCGGCTGGTATCGAAGTCAACCGGAAGATGCTCGCTGATCTGGCCGTACACGACGAAAAAGCATTTGCAACGCTTGCTGAAAAAGCAAAAGCCGCAATGTAA
- a CDS encoding ABC transporter ATP-binding protein, translated as MNRTTDKTSLKDRWHILWRGMGIVQRMVPSLLPAAAAGALLKSFSPFITIYITARIIDELFGSRSVSKLAFLVGTAIILNLAALLLQKAMERIKDKGDYRLYYFGKIEMDGLILSTDYENVEKPDFHLRKQKIDEACQMHRRGIWQLPELTERFLTSLCTVVFSIILAFPVFIPPASNVSHSFIASPWLSVLFLGMIILSSAYTVWSNARFSKWAFKRMDRVMPINRIFSFYADLMEDHKFGKDVRIYQQQSLISESYKRFITGNQKLFEHDISKKQSRFYGVNAAISSIITGFVYLFVGMKALIGLISIGSVVQYVGAISQFTTGFAELITSATDSWQNIDYVNLYFDFLDTPNPKYKGTLPVEKRMDNDYEIEFRNVSFTYPGAESPALKNISLKLKIGQHFAVVGRNGSGKTTFIKLLTRLYDPQEGEILLNGINIQKYNYQEYLNLFSVVFQDFQLFAFSAGQNVATDVHYDRERAMACLDEAGVGNRIRRMPEGLDTPLYKVGDDGVDISGGEAQKIAIARALYKNAPFVVLDEPTAALDPVAEYEIYAKFQEIVGNKTAIYISHRLSSCRFCDRILVFNKGNLIQSGSHNELIHEENGQYFKLWQAQAQYYKENA; from the coding sequence ATGAACCGGACAACGGACAAAACATCACTTAAAGACAGGTGGCATATTCTCTGGAGGGGAATGGGGATTGTTCAGCGGATGGTCCCCTCCCTTCTCCCGGCGGCTGCAGCCGGAGCGCTGCTGAAATCATTCAGCCCATTCATTACAATTTATATAACGGCCCGGATTATCGATGAACTCTTTGGCTCCCGTTCCGTCTCAAAGCTTGCTTTCTTAGTTGGTACTGCTATCATTCTGAATCTGGCGGCCCTCCTTTTGCAGAAAGCCATGGAGCGGATCAAAGACAAGGGCGATTATCGTTTATATTATTTTGGAAAGATAGAAATGGACGGACTGATTCTCAGTACAGATTATGAAAATGTGGAAAAGCCTGACTTTCATTTAAGAAAACAAAAAATTGATGAAGCCTGTCAAATGCATAGGAGAGGTATCTGGCAATTACCAGAGCTGACCGAACGGTTCCTGACCAGTTTATGTACCGTAGTGTTCTCAATCATACTTGCTTTTCCGGTCTTTATTCCACCTGCTTCAAACGTTTCTCATTCATTTATTGCCTCACCATGGCTTTCGGTACTGTTTCTGGGAATGATTATCCTTTCATCTGCATACACCGTCTGGTCAAACGCCCGATTCAGTAAATGGGCGTTTAAAAGGATGGATCGTGTGATGCCGATCAATCGGATTTTCTCTTTTTATGCAGACCTGATGGAAGATCATAAATTTGGAAAAGACGTCCGCATTTACCAGCAGCAATCGCTCATCAGTGAGTCATATAAACGCTTTATAACAGGCAATCAGAAATTATTTGAACATGATATATCAAAAAAACAAAGTCGCTTTTATGGGGTTAATGCAGCTATTTCTTCAATCATCACCGGTTTTGTCTATCTGTTTGTCGGTATGAAGGCGCTGATCGGCCTGATCAGTATCGGTTCCGTTGTTCAGTATGTCGGAGCGATCAGTCAATTTACAACAGGCTTTGCTGAACTGATTACTTCGGCGACCGACAGCTGGCAGAATATTGATTACGTCAATTTGTATTTTGATTTTCTCGATACCCCGAATCCAAAATATAAAGGGACCCTGCCTGTTGAGAAACGGATGGATAATGATTATGAAATAGAGTTCAGAAATGTATCTTTCACATATCCTGGTGCGGAGTCCCCGGCACTGAAAAACATCTCTCTCAAGCTGAAAATCGGCCAGCACTTTGCGGTAGTCGGCAGAAATGGATCCGGAAAAACGACGTTCATCAAACTTCTGACCCGCCTTTATGATCCACAGGAAGGAGAAATTCTGCTTAACGGTATTAATATTCAGAAATATAATTATCAGGAATACCTGAACCTATTCTCTGTCGTCTTTCAGGATTTTCAGCTTTTCGCGTTCTCTGCCGGTCAGAATGTCGCAACCGATGTGCATTATGACCGTGAACGTGCGATGGCCTGTCTGGATGAGGCAGGTGTTGGCAATCGGATCAGAAGGATGCCGGAGGGGCTGGATACACCGCTCTATAAAGTTGGTGATGACGGCGTTGATATTTCCGGCGGTGAAGCGCAGAAAATCGCTATCGCCCGTGCTCTATACAAAAATGCCCCGTTCGTTGTTCTGGACGAACCAACGGCTGCGCTGGACCCCGTTGCAGAATATGAGATATACGCAAAATTCCAGGAGATTGTCGGTAATAAGACGGCTATTTATATCTCACACCGCCTGTCTTCCTGCCGTTTCTGTGATCGCATTCTTGTGTTCAATAAGGGCAACCTGATCCAAAGTGGATCGCATAACGAACTGATCCATGAAGAGAATGGGCAGTATTTCAAACTGTGGCAGGCGCAGGCGCAGTACTACAAAGAGAATGCCTGA